The following proteins are co-located in the Chlorogloeopsis sp. ULAP01 genome:
- a CDS encoding Npun_R2821/Npun_R2822 family protein, with protein sequence MDGICTLGNDYVYDQLIALLNSIDVILGRNTPVCIYPFDEQIERITEEITKRPNVLIYNNQESINRWDKFMLEASPASMNRDKYRIYGGHRRFCAFDGPFDKFVYMDADTLVMNSLDFVFNKLDKYDCIVYDFQFLYPEKVYNINSNKLLETFDENRLKNEIFCSGFYASKQGLFNPEKIAELLSYLRAGEREILYSTGDQPVLNYMFMKSSLSIYNFSHHLSDSQKTGCCVTSNHFEEKNRILYDKGNQLTYLHYIGIPPRIMTAVCAGENIEFPYRDLFLYYRYLHEPEKCPVFTKPAKKYNAPPPSLLQRALKKLKLVNQG encoded by the coding sequence ATGGATGGTATTTGTACCCTTGGAAATGACTACGTTTACGACCAACTGATTGCTTTACTCAACAGTATTGATGTCATATTAGGTCGAAATACTCCAGTATGTATCTATCCTTTTGATGAACAAATAGAGCGTATTACTGAAGAAATTACTAAGCGTCCTAATGTATTGATTTACAATAATCAAGAATCAATAAATCGTTGGGATAAATTTATGTTAGAGGCTAGCCCTGCTAGCATGAATAGAGATAAGTATAGAATTTATGGCGGACATCGGCGATTTTGTGCTTTTGACGGCCCTTTTGATAAATTTGTTTATATGGATGCCGATACTCTAGTGATGAATTCACTAGATTTTGTTTTTAATAAATTAGATAAATATGACTGTATTGTTTATGATTTTCAATTTTTATATCCAGAAAAAGTATATAACATAAATTCAAATAAATTACTAGAAACTTTTGACGAAAACCGACTCAAAAATGAAATCTTTTGTTCTGGATTCTATGCTTCCAAACAAGGCTTATTTAATCCGGAAAAAATTGCAGAATTATTATCTTATCTCAGAGCAGGTGAGAGGGAAATTCTCTATTCTACAGGTGATCAGCCAGTTCTCAACTATATGTTTATGAAATCCAGCTTATCTATTTATAACTTTTCCCATCACCTATCGGATAGCCAGAAAACAGGGTGCTGTGTGACTTCCAATCATTTTGAAGAGAAAAATCGAATTCTTTATGACAAAGGCAATCAACTCACCTACCTGCATTATATTGGTATTCCTCCTCGGATCATGACAGCAGTGTGCGCCGGAGAAAATATTGAATTTCCCTATCGAGATTTGTTCCTTTATTACCGTTATCTCCACGAACCAGAGAAATGCCCAGTATTTACAAAACCTGCCAAAAAATATAATGCTCCTCCACCAAGTTTGTTACAAAGAGCATTGAAAAAGTTGAAATTAGTTAATCAAGGATAA
- a CDS encoding glycosyltransferase family 10, producing the protein MTIKTIGMISSYRSLENRTDWLWQQTPHAFGIWNNIQLQALAEKPDYLVMYQFDFPKPQKQQQSWLKRFSKQQKQSDVNITSLLRNVPKEKVIYLLREPPLEEIIEINKYNYQQAQQYCGYISGADDFAPNPDYMPAIWYHSNSFQDLNEMPPSKKVAPCSWITSGINRTANHRQRLEFLYALQASEIQFDLYGRGLPARAKTLGELGNKWYGMAPYYYNLAIENYSSNKWYVSEKLWDALLAWCLPIYYGGSAADKLLPAGSFLRLPSLDEKGIAYIKEVTASPDAWYAAKEAIQEARQIILHELNLINWLSKFIANNS; encoded by the coding sequence ATGACTATTAAAACCATTGGCATGATTAGCAGCTATCGCAGTTTAGAAAATAGAACTGATTGGCTGTGGCAACAAACCCCTCATGCATTTGGAATTTGGAACAATATACAATTACAAGCTTTGGCAGAAAAACCAGATTACTTAGTAATGTATCAATTTGATTTTCCCAAACCTCAAAAACAGCAACAATCCTGGTTAAAAAGATTTAGTAAACAACAAAAACAATCAGACGTAAATATTACCTCTCTCTTACGTAATGTTCCCAAAGAAAAAGTTATTTATCTTTTACGAGAACCACCTTTAGAAGAAATTATTGAGATAAATAAATACAACTATCAGCAAGCACAGCAGTATTGTGGCTACATTTCAGGGGCAGATGATTTTGCTCCCAATCCTGACTATATGCCTGCAATTTGGTATCACTCTAACTCATTTCAAGACTTAAATGAAATGCCTCCATCCAAAAAAGTTGCTCCTTGCAGTTGGATTACTTCTGGAATTAATCGTACTGCCAATCATCGCCAGAGGTTAGAGTTTTTGTATGCACTGCAAGCTAGCGAAATTCAATTTGATTTGTATGGGCGCGGCTTACCTGCACGAGCAAAAACCTTGGGAGAATTAGGTAATAAATGGTATGGTATGGCACCCTACTATTACAACCTGGCAATTGAAAATTACAGCAGTAATAAATGGTATGTCAGTGAAAAATTATGGGATGCACTCTTGGCATGGTGTCTGCCAATTTATTATGGCGGATCGGCAGCTGATAAATTGTTGCCTGCTGGTAGTTTTTTACGATTGCCTAGCTTGGATGAAAAAGGCATTGCTTATATTAAAGAAGTCACAGCTTCTCCTGATGCTTGGTATGCAGCAAAAGAAGCAATTCAAGAAGCTCGTCAAATTATCTTACACGAACTCAATCTCATTAACTGGCTGTCAAAATTTATTGCTAATAACTCATAA
- a CDS encoding Npun_R2821/Npun_R2822 family protein, whose translation MQRGIYIVANDRVIDNAIALLNSIRFYDEKVLVYLIPFNENYQNVADILTCFHQVQIFPNLEFLEQFTQTIGEIFPKDFLALPNKMRKLAVWFGPLDEFIYIDTDIIVFEKIADNLNKLAEVDFFCCDYHHRSEGLRNIFSSIVKEQQIFTEEQLQDVFNSGFWASKKGIITQQMMGETLRECAMHKEYFDFSCGVTDQPILNYLVLKHITKRRNLVKTPEGEPGSWAGSPHFQEKDYVLYDGDRRLKYLHWAGTPIKPGGSYWKLWEHYRYLHEVREDKVPLLQRLFHR comes from the coding sequence ATGCAAAGGGGCATTTATATTGTTGCTAATGACCGCGTTATCGATAATGCGATCGCCTTACTTAATAGTATTCGTTTTTATGACGAAAAAGTTCTGGTTTATCTCATCCCATTTAATGAAAATTACCAAAATGTAGCTGATATTCTGACTTGTTTCCATCAAGTACAAATTTTTCCCAATCTAGAATTTTTAGAGCAATTTACCCAAACTATAGGAGAAATTTTTCCTAAAGATTTTTTAGCTCTACCCAACAAAATGCGAAAATTGGCAGTTTGGTTTGGCCCTTTAGATGAATTTATTTATATTGATACTGATATTATTGTTTTTGAAAAAATAGCTGATAACTTAAATAAACTTGCAGAAGTAGATTTCTTTTGTTGCGATTACCATCACCGTAGTGAGGGGTTGCGGAATATCTTTTCATCAATTGTGAAAGAACAGCAAATTTTTACTGAAGAACAACTTCAAGACGTTTTCAATAGTGGCTTTTGGGCTTCTAAAAAAGGAATCATTACACAACAGATGATGGGAGAGACATTGCGCGAATGTGCAATGCATAAAGAGTATTTTGATTTTTCTTGTGGAGTCACAGATCAGCCTATTCTTAACTATTTAGTTCTCAAACACATTACCAAACGTCGTAATCTTGTCAAAACTCCGGAGGGAGAACCCGGTAGTTGGGCAGGCTCCCCTCATTTTCAAGAAAAAGACTATGTTCTTTATGATGGCGATCGCAGGCTGAAGTATCTGCATTGGGCTGGCACTCCAATCAAACCTGGTGGCTCCTATTGGAAATTGTGGGAACACTATCGCTATCTCCACGAAGTTAGGGAAGATAAAGTTCCTTTACTGCAAAGACTGTTTCACCGTTAA
- a CDS encoding ATP-binding cassette domain-containing protein produces the protein MFTKKLLLRFAKPYPGLIFITIILGFSGALFNGVGTALIVPVILKIVGQEVDFSSAPPSLKAIISPFEQLPENHRLWVMAGAIILTIFLKNIAIYSSTLSSSYLTRRLTSDMRETGVQLLLRVDLDYYTKMKVGDLINRLGGEIGRAASTIGNSVKLIILGITILVFVSLLLSISWQLTLATTVLLFFVTLVNQYVIGRSRRFGKQLSEMSKAYSIAVLEILSGIRLVKATANEEKEFLKIKQLIRDREKADFQSQMNSEAIAPISEVMGITALMLIVFLSRTFFKEQIASLSTVLLTYLLLLLRLLPLISQLNTLRNNFANTSTSMELAVDFLCWDNKPRMNEGNIPYTQLNQGIHFNNISFAYPEREKLVLKDVDLYLPRGTTLALVGSSGAGKSTIADLLPRFYDPISGSITIDGIDLRDFTLTSVRKAMGIVSQDTFLFNDSVRNNIAYGKPDASEDEITTAAKRANAYEFISKLPQGFDTLIGDRGVMLSGGQRQRLAIARALLQDPEILILDEATSALDTVSERLVQAAIDDLSRDRTTLVIAHRLSTVQKADQIAVLDQGCVVEVGTHKELLQKGGYYSRLYSIQFGKQEETASKRQQSLIQISHEIRTRLNSMIGFLLLLIDNFKDNPQERQELITDAYKSALGIINILDIFEDIVNLQIKWQPSLTGELDSDATINHPSYSSISSEFRTDTNEIVNLMRLISDNYTESIEQENQFIQSAFKSAIHLLNSLEVFEDKIKYLKL, from the coding sequence ATGTTTACCAAAAAGCTACTACTAAGATTTGCCAAACCCTATCCAGGCTTAATTTTTATCACGATAATATTGGGATTTTCTGGAGCTTTGTTTAATGGGGTTGGTACAGCTTTAATTGTGCCAGTAATTTTAAAAATAGTGGGACAAGAGGTAGACTTTAGCAGTGCTCCTCCCAGTCTCAAAGCGATTATATCTCCGTTTGAGCAATTACCGGAAAATCATCGATTATGGGTAATGGCTGGGGCAATTATACTGACAATTTTTTTAAAAAATATAGCGATTTATTCTAGTACTTTGTCATCTAGTTATTTAACGCGTCGATTAACTTCTGATATGCGTGAAACAGGTGTGCAACTCTTACTAAGAGTTGATTTAGATTATTACACCAAAATGAAAGTTGGTGATTTAATCAATCGCCTGGGGGGAGAAATCGGACGTGCTGCCAGTACTATTGGCAATAGTGTGAAATTAATTATCTTAGGAATTACAATTTTAGTTTTTGTAAGCTTGCTATTATCTATTTCCTGGCAGTTGACGCTCGCAACTACAGTTTTGCTGTTTTTTGTAACTTTAGTTAATCAATATGTGATTGGGCGTTCTCGCAGATTTGGCAAACAACTCAGCGAAATGTCAAAAGCATATTCAATAGCTGTATTAGAGATTCTGAGTGGAATTAGACTCGTAAAGGCAACAGCTAATGAAGAGAAAGAATTCCTAAAAATTAAACAGCTGATTCGCGATCGCGAAAAAGCAGATTTCCAATCGCAAATGAATTCAGAGGCGATCGCACCAATTAGTGAAGTAATGGGAATTACTGCTTTAATGCTAATTGTCTTTTTAAGTCGCACGTTTTTTAAAGAGCAAATCGCTTCGCTATCAACTGTACTCCTGACATATTTATTACTTTTACTAAGATTACTACCTCTAATTTCTCAGTTAAATACTCTTCGCAATAACTTTGCCAACACATCTACCAGCATGGAATTAGCTGTTGATTTTTTATGCTGGGATAATAAACCTCGGATGAATGAGGGTAATATCCCTTATACCCAATTAAATCAAGGTATCCATTTCAACAATATATCTTTTGCCTATCCAGAGCGGGAAAAGTTGGTACTCAAGGATGTGGATTTATATTTGCCACGGGGAACGACTTTAGCTTTAGTAGGTAGCTCTGGTGCAGGTAAATCGACAATAGCAGATCTCTTACCCAGATTTTACGATCCGATTTCTGGTTCGATTACCATTGACGGCATCGATCTGCGGGATTTTACTCTGACATCTGTGCGCAAAGCAATGGGAATTGTCAGTCAAGATACCTTTCTTTTTAACGATTCGGTGCGGAATAACATTGCCTACGGAAAACCAGATGCCAGCGAAGATGAAATAACTACCGCAGCCAAAAGAGCAAATGCTTACGAGTTTATCAGCAAATTACCGCAAGGATTTGATACTTTAATTGGCGATCGCGGCGTCATGTTATCTGGGGGGCAAAGACAGCGTCTGGCAATAGCGCGGGCGCTGCTACAAGATCCAGAAATCCTGATTCTCGATGAAGCTACCAGCGCATTAGATACCGTTTCTGAACGTTTAGTACAAGCGGCGATTGACGATTTAAGTCGCGATCGTACTACCTTAGTCATTGCCCATCGTCTCTCCACAGTGCAAAAAGCCGATCAAATAGCCGTATTAGATCAAGGATGCGTGGTAGAGGTAGGAACCCATAAGGAACTTTTACAAAAAGGTGGTTATTACTCGCGTTTGTACTCAATCCAATTTGGTAAACAAGAAGAAACAGCCAGCAAACGTCAGCAAAGTTTAATCCAAATTTCTCACGAAATTCGCACGCGACTAAACTCAATGATTGGCTTCCTACTATTATTAATTGATAACTTTAAAGATAATCCCCAAGAACGGCAGGAATTAATTACAGATGCTTATAAATCTGCTTTAGGTATTATTAATATTCTTGATATTTTTGAAGACATCGTTAACTTGCAAATTAAATGGCAGCCCTCTCTTACGGGAGAGCTAGATTCCGATGCTACTATTAATCATCCAAGTTATAGCAGTATATCGAGTGAATTTCGTACAGATACCAATGAAATAGTAAATTTAATGCGTTTAATTTCTGACAATTATACAGAAAGCATTGAGCAAGAAAATCAATTTATTCAAAGTGCTTTTAAATCTGCCATACATTTACTCAATAGTCTAGAAGTTTTTGAAGATAAAATTAAATATTTAAAATTATGA
- a CDS encoding type II toxin-antitoxin system VapC family toxin has translation MKLLLNTHVLIWCTGNPEKLSEKVTNLLTDTNNYWLVSIASIWAMQIKLQIKKLNLALPLSELIESLRQTNDLQILPIKLNHIYTLQDLPNHHRDPFDRILVAQAIVENIPLVSKDEIFDAYPIKKFW, from the coding sequence ATGAAATTATTGTTAAATACTCACGTACTGATTTGGTGTACTGGAAACCCAGAAAAACTTTCAGAAAAGGTTACAAATTTGCTGACTGATACCAATAATTATTGGCTTGTCAGTATTGCTAGTATTTGGGCAATGCAAATAAAACTTCAGATTAAAAAGCTAAATTTAGCTCTACCGTTATCAGAATTGATAGAAAGTCTACGTCAAACCAACGATTTACAAATTTTACCTATTAAATTAAATCACATATATACATTACAAGATTTACCCAATCATCACCGCGACCCTTTTGACAGAATTTTGGTTGCTCAAGCGATTGTTGAAAATATACCCTTGGTAAGTAAAGATGAAATTTTTGATGCTTACCCCATTAAAAAATTCTGGTAA
- a CDS encoding DUF2281 domain-containing protein, whose translation MTSQVVDTNSELIIKLQTLPPEQQQQVLDFVEFLVQKYVQPPEKPKKRVLGLHKGQIWMSDDFNEPLPDEFWLGEGEI comes from the coding sequence ATGACTTCCCAAGTTGTAGATACTAACTCCGAATTAATTATAAAGCTGCAAACCCTACCACCAGAACAGCAACAACAGGTGTTAGATTTTGTAGAATTTTTAGTACAGAAATATGTTCAACCTCCAGAAAAACCCAAAAAACGGGTATTGGGTTTACATAAAGGTCAAATTTGGATGAGTGATGATTTTAATGAACCTTTACCAGATGAATTTTGGTTAGGTGAAGGTGAAATATGA
- a CDS encoding AarF/ABC1/UbiB kinase family protein, producing MTSQTLTQNNRRYDPDVIARYYRYRPWLAWARALVIIWNFTGFVLGLKWDEWLNQVEQNKLKRAVQLRQMLTRLGPTFIKVGQALSTRPDLIRKDFLEELVKLQDQLPPFDNAIAYQLIETELGRSLQEVYSELSEAPVAAASLGQVYRGRLHSGEEVAVKVQRPNLRPLLSLDLYLMRWAAKWLSPWLPLNLGHDLSLIVDEFGIKLFEEIDYLNEGRNAEKFATNFRNDPRVKVPAIYWRYTSTRVLTLEWLNGFKLTDTKRVREAGLDPESIIEIGVTSGLQQLLEHGFFHADPHPGNLFAMPDGRMGYIDFGMMDQLDETTKETLVDALVHLINKDYNDLAQDFVNLGFLTPDTDIRPIVPALEAVWGDAIGKNVGDFNFKTITDKFSELMYDYPFRVPAKFALIIRSLVTQEGIALSLNPNFKIVEVAYPYVARRLLTGESPQLRRRLLNVLFKEGKFQWQRLENMIAIARTDGDFDVLPTAKLGLQYLLSDEGKFLRRQLILALTEDDRLHTEEVQRLWNLVKDDLTPNRLFDVAIGVLTELSREGVAAILPSVTALTSFHSKTS from the coding sequence GTGACTTCGCAAACCCTTACACAAAATAATCGACGCTACGATCCAGATGTGATCGCTCGCTACTACCGCTATCGTCCTTGGCTTGCTTGGGCGCGAGCACTGGTGATTATCTGGAATTTTACCGGATTTGTTCTCGGTCTCAAGTGGGACGAATGGCTAAATCAAGTCGAACAGAACAAGTTAAAACGAGCTGTTCAACTGCGACAGATGCTGACACGTCTTGGCCCTACTTTTATTAAAGTTGGTCAAGCCTTATCTACGCGTCCAGATTTGATACGTAAAGATTTCCTAGAAGAACTAGTAAAACTGCAAGATCAATTACCGCCATTCGATAATGCGATCGCCTATCAATTGATTGAAACCGAACTAGGGCGTTCATTACAGGAAGTATATAGCGAGTTGTCTGAGGCTCCTGTTGCTGCTGCTTCCTTGGGTCAAGTATATCGCGGTCGCTTGCACAGTGGCGAAGAAGTGGCGGTGAAGGTGCAGCGCCCCAATTTACGCCCACTTCTCAGCCTCGATCTTTATTTAATGCGTTGGGCTGCTAAGTGGCTATCTCCTTGGTTACCTCTCAATCTCGGTCACGATCTAAGCTTGATTGTGGACGAATTTGGGATCAAGTTATTTGAGGAAATTGATTACCTCAATGAAGGGCGCAACGCTGAAAAATTTGCCACTAACTTCCGTAACGATCCGCGTGTTAAAGTTCCAGCTATTTACTGGCGTTATACTTCCACCCGTGTTTTAACACTGGAGTGGCTGAATGGCTTTAAGCTTACTGATACAAAAAGAGTTCGCGAAGCTGGCTTAGATCCGGAGTCTATTATCGAAATTGGGGTAACTTCGGGTTTACAGCAACTGTTGGAACACGGTTTCTTCCATGCCGATCCCCATCCAGGTAATTTATTTGCCATGCCTGATGGGAGGATGGGCTACATCGATTTTGGCATGATGGATCAGTTGGATGAAACCACCAAAGAAACACTGGTGGATGCGCTGGTGCATCTGATCAATAAAGACTATAACGACTTAGCACAAGACTTTGTGAATCTGGGTTTCTTGACACCAGATACAGATATTCGTCCCATTGTGCCAGCCCTAGAAGCAGTATGGGGAGATGCCATTGGCAAAAACGTGGGAGATTTTAACTTCAAAACAATTACAGATAAGTTCTCGGAATTGATGTATGATTATCCTTTTCGAGTTCCTGCCAAATTCGCTTTAATTATTCGTTCTTTGGTGACGCAAGAAGGTATTGCCCTTAGTCTCAACCCAAATTTCAAAATTGTAGAAGTAGCCTATCCCTACGTAGCGCGGCGGTTACTAACTGGCGAATCTCCTCAATTACGCCGACGCTTGTTGAATGTGTTGTTCAAAGAAGGTAAATTCCAGTGGCAGCGATTAGAGAATATGATTGCGATCGCTCGCACTGATGGAGACTTTGATGTATTGCCCACAGCTAAGTTGGGGTTGCAATATCTCTTGTCTGATGAAGGTAAGTTTTTGCGCCGTCAGTTAATATTAGCTCTGACTGAAGATGATCGCTTGCATACTGAAGAAGTGCAACGTTTGTGGAATTTGGTGAAAGACGACTTAACACCAAATCGATTGTTTGATGTAGCGATCGGAGTTTTGACAGAATTATCTAGAGAAGGAGTGGCGGCAATCTTACCATCAGTTACTGCTTTGACTTCTTTTCATAGTAAAACTAGCTAA
- a CDS encoding glycosyltransferase family 4 protein, with the protein MKNTKFKKHYIFFIQEDLPKPEAHLVQSTNAANAAANLGYSTVLVYPYKGFKALNPINLARPFYPQQVPETLIKYYNLHDKLKVAPLAMPWPVDYFPSKFNNSNTITTKYYFPFYILPTTKLVHSRNWNFIKAAIKNGVPAIYEHHHHEDKPFEQEIVKHPLFQIAVTVADTIRDTMIQHGMPPEKVIKIHNGYNRLFMQRQPEKATAWRQKLLKNGRKKLVVYAGALRKFKGIDVLIDVALEMSNIQFVCAGGNETEVKNYQQLAQEKQVSNITFLGYILHEDLPSLLQAADVLAHPHCWGEAATFTSPLKLFDYFASGTPIVATEIPSLMEFKNTQAIAAWCEPDNPTKFAASLRQVLENYPRKIEGYANSIEFVKQFSWENRAAKILSYVDESFHPQLVA; encoded by the coding sequence ATGAAAAATACTAAATTTAAAAAGCACTACATTTTTTTCATCCAAGAAGATTTACCAAAGCCAGAAGCCCATTTAGTACAATCTACAAATGCAGCTAATGCAGCCGCAAACTTAGGTTATTCAACAGTTTTGGTATATCCTTATAAAGGATTTAAAGCACTTAATCCAATTAATTTAGCTCGTCCTTTTTATCCTCAACAAGTTCCAGAAACACTTATTAAATATTATAACCTTCATGACAAACTAAAAGTTGCTCCCTTAGCGATGCCTTGGCCTGTTGATTATTTTCCTAGTAAATTTAATAACTCAAATACTATTACCACAAAATATTATTTTCCATTTTACATACTCCCTACTACTAAACTTGTTCACAGTCGCAATTGGAATTTTATCAAAGCTGCAATTAAAAATGGTGTACCAGCAATTTACGAACATCATCACCACGAAGATAAACCATTTGAACAAGAAATAGTTAAACATCCACTATTTCAAATTGCTGTCACAGTTGCCGATACCATTCGCGACACCATGATTCAACATGGAATGCCACCAGAAAAAGTAATTAAAATCCATAATGGCTATAATCGTTTATTTATGCAAAGACAACCAGAAAAAGCAACAGCATGGCGTCAAAAACTGCTCAAAAATGGGAGAAAAAAACTAGTTGTCTATGCAGGAGCGCTACGAAAATTTAAAGGTATTGATGTTCTAATTGATGTGGCTTTGGAAATGTCAAATATTCAATTTGTTTGTGCAGGTGGTAATGAAACAGAGGTAAAAAACTATCAGCAATTAGCTCAAGAAAAGCAAGTTAGTAACATTACATTTCTCGGCTACATCTTACATGAAGATTTACCATCTCTGCTCCAAGCAGCCGATGTTTTAGCTCACCCTCATTGTTGGGGAGAAGCAGCAACTTTTACATCTCCTTTAAAGTTATTCGATTACTTCGCCTCTGGCACTCCGATTGTGGCAACAGAAATTCCCTCTTTAATGGAGTTTAAAAATACTCAGGCGATCGCTGCTTGGTGCGAACCTGATAACCCAACTAAATTTGCTGCATCTCTCAGGCAAGTTTTAGAAAATTATCCTCGCAAAATCGAAGGCTATGCTAACAGCATTGAATTTGTCAAACAGTTTTCTTGGGAAAATCGAGCAGCAAAAATTCTCAGCTACGTTGATGAGTCTTTTCACCCTCAACTAGTCGCTTAA
- a CDS encoding Npun_R2821/Npun_R2822 family protein, giving the protein MTDGIYTLANDVVYDQLVALLNSIEVNAGREIPVCVIPYDDRLDKIRTEVATRKNVTLLEDVAAIHYWENFATQAWKAHHRAQRVWRERGLPQVYRLAMHRKLCALHGIFDKFIYFDADTLLMGPVDYIYQKLDDYDWVTNDFQYKSDLKYIFDGNYELQKQVFNDDNLQLKVFCAGWFAAKKNIFSEAILADLLDTLKAGEADIMALGGPDQSLFNYMVCRSGITYYNFAECEVEQVTGNHWSSKFDVIDNVLYDQGRRLTYLHYMSILASQFTRLCAGEDVDIPYRDTFLHYRYLKSPESKPQSYTRPSLPVRLQRYTNSFFRQKARNITLKYRNFRDKIFH; this is encoded by the coding sequence ATGACAGATGGCATTTACACGCTAGCCAATGATGTAGTCTACGATCAATTAGTTGCTTTGCTCAATAGCATAGAAGTTAATGCTGGCAGAGAAATTCCTGTTTGCGTTATTCCCTATGACGATCGCCTAGATAAAATCCGTACAGAAGTTGCAACTAGAAAGAATGTCACCCTGCTAGAAGATGTAGCAGCGATACATTATTGGGAAAACTTTGCCACCCAAGCATGGAAAGCTCATCATCGAGCGCAAAGAGTGTGGCGAGAACGAGGTTTGCCGCAAGTCTATCGTCTAGCTATGCACCGGAAGCTCTGTGCGCTGCATGGTATTTTTGACAAGTTTATTTACTTTGATGCCGATACCTTATTAATGGGGCCTGTAGATTATATATATCAAAAGTTAGATGATTATGATTGGGTGACAAATGATTTTCAATATAAGTCTGACTTGAAATATATTTTTGATGGTAATTACGAGCTTCAGAAACAAGTTTTCAATGACGATAATTTGCAGCTTAAAGTATTTTGTGCTGGTTGGTTTGCAGCTAAAAAGAATATTTTTTCTGAAGCTATTTTAGCAGATTTACTAGATACATTAAAAGCTGGTGAAGCTGATATTATGGCATTAGGAGGCCCAGATCAATCTTTATTCAATTATATGGTTTGCCGTAGTGGAATTACTTATTATAACTTTGCCGAGTGTGAAGTAGAACAAGTTACTGGCAATCACTGGAGTTCTAAATTTGATGTTATAGACAACGTTTTATACGATCAAGGGCGTCGGTTGACTTACCTGCATTATATGAGTATACTAGCATCACAATTTACACGTTTATGTGCTGGTGAAGATGTTGATATACCCTATAGAGATACATTTTTACATTATCGATATCTGAAGTCTCCGGAATCTAAACCTCAAAGCTATACTCGTCCTAGTCTACCAGTACGCTTGCAAAGATATACTAATAGTTTTTTCAGGCAAAAAGCTAGAAATATTACACTCAAATATCGCAATTTCAGGGATAAAATTTTCCACTGA